GAGCGCTCCCTCCGCCGCGCTGCCGAAGAGGACGGCCGAGGACAGATCGCCGCCGAGGCTCGTGCGGGCGGCAGCGAGAAACGCGTCGAGGGCGCGGGCGGTCGGCTCGGGCAGTTCCATGGCGAGATCCTCGTTTTGCCGTGTTAAGACGATGTGGAGGTGCGCGAGCGCGCCTTGGCGAGCAGCCGCTCCCGGAAGAGGCCCGGCGGGATCTGGCCCTCGGACAGGAACTCCTCGTGGAAGCGCTTCTCCGAGAAGCCCGGTCCCTCGATCCGGCGGCACTCCTCGCGCAGCGCGAGGATTTCGGCTTTCCCGAGGTAGTACGTGATGGCCTGCGTCGGCCACTTGGAGTACCGGAAGGCGGCCTTCTTCATCCCGTCCACGGCGGCGCGCTCGGAGGCGCTCGGGTTCGCCTTCGGGTCGGTCGAGACGGGGCCCTGCACGAAGCGCACGTTTCGCGCGAGGTACGTCACGGCTTCGTCGAACGTCATGAAGCCGCAGTGAAGACCCGTGTCCACCACGACGCGCGCGTCGCGCAGGAGCTGGTTCTGGAGCTGGATGAGGCGCTCCTCGGGCGTGTAGAAGCCTTCCGGGAAGCCGTCGCGCGGCTCGCCGATCAGCTGCTCGGTGTAGAGGGCCCAGCCCTCGGAGGACAGCGCGTCCTCCCACATCGACGCGGAATCCTCGACACCGCCGGGCAGCAGCCAGCGGATCACGGGAATCGACGCCGAGCGCGCGCGCGTGAACTGGTAGTACCAGTCGTGGCCGGGGAAACCCTCGTGGGCGGCCGTGGACGCGATCGCGGGCCGGTTGTGGTCGCGCAGCGCGGCGAGGTCGTTCCCCGTCGGCGTGACGTAGAACTGCCCGACGCCGCCCTTCTTGAACTGGGGCGCCGGGTAGTACGCGGCGTCGATCGAGTCGCGCAGGGGCGGCGGCGTGAAGAGGACGTCCAGCCGGTAGTCGGCCGGCAGGTCGAACATGCCCGTCTTCCGCCCGTACGCCACGAGGCGCTGGCACGTGTCCCGGTAGGACGCGAGCATCTCCGCGTCGGTCTTCGGGATCTCGTCCTCCAGCTTCGAAACGACGGCGGGCAGGGACGGGTCGGACCAGCCGCGCGAGATCGCGATGCGGCGCGCGAGAGCCGTCATCTCGGCGAGGGTCGCGGCGACGGCGGTCTTGCCGCGCGCGTGCAGCTCGCGCGGCGTCGCGGAGATTCCCAGGTTGTTCTTCAGCGCCCAGGTGTATTCGATCTCGCCGGCCGCGTAGCGATCGCGGTCGAAGGCGGGCTTCAGCGTCTTGCCGTCGGGCTGGATGTAGAGGTCGACGAGGCCCTTTCGGAAGTCGCGAAAGGCGGCGCCGGCGGCTGCGGACGCCGAGAGGAGAGCCGCGCGGCCCGCGTCGTCGAGGGCGGAGCCGGCTTCTTTCGCGCGCTCCGGGAGCGTCTTCTCGAAGTAGGCAGCCGTCGACGCGGCCGCCTCGACCGACACGGCGATGAGGCGCCGGTCGGGGATCGCGTCGCCGGAGGCGCCGCGCCGGACGTTCGCGAGAGCCACTTTCAGGTACGCGGGCACGGCGGCGGTGCGAGAGGCGATCGCGGCCCACTCCGCTTTCGTTCCGCGCGCGGAGCCCGCGCCCGGCTCCATTCCCTGGAGCGTCCACTCGATCCCGCGCAGCGGCTCCTCGAGGAAGACGTCGAGCGCCTTCTCGTGGATCCGGCGTTCGAGGTTGTGGATCAGGAAGGCGAGCTGGGACTTCATCACGGCCGCGTCGATGCGGTCGGATTCCGGGAGCTTCTTCCGGTCGATCTTCGCGAGGCGCGCTTCGAAACCGCGAAACTCGTCGCGCTCGGCGAGGAGCGCGGCGGGGGAGTAGTCGCGCAGCTTTCCGTCCAGCGCGGCGTAGGCCGGGTCGAGTCCGGAGGCGCCGAGGTACGTCGCGACGACGGGAAAGCGGCTCAGGAATGCACGGACGTAATCCTCTTCGAGCGCCGCGAAGACCGAGGCTTTTTGCTTCGGAGATTTCGGAGAAGAAGAGGAGGGGGATTTCTGCGAATGCGCGGGCAGGGCCAGCGCGGCGAGTAACGCCAGGGCCGCGACGGTTGCCGGGTGCGCGACGCGGGTGAATGCGGGGATCCGCCCTCTTACCCTTCTAAGCAATTTCCAGAACCTCCCGTCCTGTCTCTGCGCTAGTTGGAACGGGGATTCTCTCTCAACCGCCCGAGGAAGAATGCCAGCCCAACGGCCCCCGCCGCGAGCGTCGTGAGCAGGTGCAGGAGGCCGCCGAGGACGGCGCCTGTCGCGAGCGGCAGCCCGTCCAGCGCCGCGGCCGCCGCGAAGCCGGATTCGTACGGGCCGAACGTGCCCGCGGGCGACGGGATCACCGCGGCCGTCGTGATGGACGCGAGGAGCGCGACGGCAAGCGTCGCGGGGTGGAGGGGCAGGCCGAGGCCCTTCGCGGTCACGAAGAGCGCGGCGAGATGGAGCGCGAGGAATGCGATCGCGGCGAGCGCCGCCCCGAGGTAACGGTTGGGGGCGCGCCGCGCCACGGCGAGGCCCTCGAGGATCTCCTCGGCGATCGCGCGCCGCTTTCCGCCCTCCGGCAGGCGCGGGGCGAGCCACGCGACGAGGCGGCCGGAGACGGCGGGCAGAACGAGAAGAAGTCCGGCCCCGCCGACACACACCGCAGCGGCCGCGGCGCCGAGGACGGGCGTGCCACGCGCGACGAGCAGCCACGCCGCGCCCGCGACACCCGTGAGGAGGAGCGTCGCCGTGTCGAGGAGCTTCACGAGGGCGAAGACCGCCGCCGATCGCGCCCACGTGGTCCCGAGGACGGAGCGCAGCGCGGCCCATGTCCCGACCTCGCCGGTCCGGAAGGGCATCACCTGCAGGAGAAAAGTCGTCGCCCCCGACACGGACCACGCGCGGCCGAACGGCACCTCAGCGCCGCGCGGCAGCAGCAGGTTCAGCCGCAGCGCGCGGGGGGCGAAGGCGAGGACGTTGAGCAGGAACCCGAGCGCGACGAGCCACGGGTTCGCGGAAGAGAGTCGGGAGAAAAGGTCTGCTGAAGAGCGCGTGAACGCCACGGCGGCCAGCACGAGCAGCGCCGTCAAGAGAAGGAGAGAAAAGAGTTTCTTAGAAAGGGTAAGAGGGGCGGAGCCGGGGCGCGGCCCCTCCGCGCCCGGTTGCGGCGGCGCGTGTCCCGCGGCGGGCATCCGTACATTCACCTTCTAAGAAATCCGAATCCGAAATCCGAAATATTCATCCCCTGTCCCCCTCGCCTGTATTCCGCTTTCTCTTCTCCACGACGAGCTCCTCGAGGAGCGCGCGGTTGATGGAGATGAGGTCGGCGAGGAGGCCCGACAGGAAGCACACGACCGCGGCGACGAAGAGCACGGCCGCGAGGAGGAGCGACTGGATGTGGCCCGCGGGGTTCTGGGCCGTTGCGACGAACCACGCGTACCGTCCGACGAGCGCGAGCCCGGCGAGGCCGAGCAGGGCCGCAAATCCGAAGAAGACCGGCAGTGGCTTGTAGAGCGCCGTGATCCGGAGGATGTTCGCGCCCTGCACGAGGACGTAGTTCGACGTCCGCCGGATCAGGCGCGACGGCCGCACGGGGGCGTTCGTCCGGACGGGGACGGACGCGACGGCCATCTCCTTGTTGCCCGCCTGGATGAGCGTCTCGATCGTGTACGTCATCCGCGAAAAGACGTTCAGATGCATCGCGGCCTCGCGCGTGAGCGCGCGGAACCCGGACGTCGCGTCGGGCACGTCGGTGCCGGAGACCCGCCGGACCACCCATGAGCCGAGCCGCTGAGTCAGACGCTTGCCGGGCGAGAAGTCCGGCTTCGTCGCGACGCCGCGGTCGCCGACCACGATCTCGGCCTCGCCTCTCAGGATCGGGGCGACGAGGGCCGCGACGTCCGCCGCGGCGTACTGGCGGTCGGCGTCCGTCGAGACGATTACGTCCGCTCCGGCGCGGAGAGAGGCGTCCAGGCCGGCCCGCCACGCGAAGGCGAGGCCGCGGTGGATCGGGAGGCGCACCACGTGGTCGGCTCCCGCCCTCCGCGCGGCCTCCGCGGTGCCGTCGGTCGACCCGTCGTCCACGACGAGCGTCTCGACGGCGTCGAATCCCTCGAGCCGCTTTGGCAGCTCCGCGAGGGCGGCGGCGATCTGCTCCGCCTCGTCCCAGGCCGGGATCTGGATGACGAGCTTCATGGCGTGGACTCAGAAGGTTAGCAGGGGGCCGTGATATGACATCACGTGTATCAGGAGGTCTCGATATGAGCTTTCCAGACGAAGAAGAGAAAGAGCCCGATTTCTCGGACGTCGTGAGCGGCAGCTCCTCGACGGCCGGCGCGCCCGCCGGCGAGACCGTGACCCGGACGTACACCGTGGTCGCGGGCGACAGCCTCTCGAAGATCGCGAAGAAGATCTACGGCGACGCGAACCGCTGGAAGGAGATCTGGGAAGCGAACAAGGACAAGGTCAAGAACCCGGATCTCATCCACCCCGGCCAGGAACTGAAGATCCCTGGCGCCTGAGAGAAGGAGAAGACGATGAA
The window above is part of the Acidobacteriota bacterium genome. Proteins encoded here:
- a CDS encoding LysM peptidoglycan-binding domain-containing protein, encoding MTSRVSGGLDMSFPDEEEKEPDFSDVVSGSSSTAGAPAGETVTRTYTVVAGDSLSKIAKKIYGDANRWKEIWEANKDKVKNPDLIHPGQELKIPGA
- a CDS encoding DUF885 domain-containing protein gives rise to the protein MLRRVRGRIPAFTRVAHPATVAALALLAALALPAHSQKSPSSSSPKSPKQKASVFAALEEDYVRAFLSRFPVVATYLGASGLDPAYAALDGKLRDYSPAALLAERDEFRGFEARLAKIDRKKLPESDRIDAAVMKSQLAFLIHNLERRIHEKALDVFLEEPLRGIEWTLQGMEPGAGSARGTKAEWAAIASRTAAVPAYLKVALANVRRGASGDAIPDRRLIAVSVEAAASTAAYFEKTLPERAKEAGSALDDAGRAALLSASAAAGAAFRDFRKGLVDLYIQPDGKTLKPAFDRDRYAAGEIEYTWALKNNLGISATPRELHARGKTAVAATLAEMTALARRIAISRGWSDPSLPAVVSKLEDEIPKTDAEMLASYRDTCQRLVAYGRKTGMFDLPADYRLDVLFTPPPLRDSIDAAYYPAPQFKKGGVGQFYVTPTGNDLAALRDHNRPAIASTAAHEGFPGHDWYYQFTRARSASIPVIRWLLPGGVEDSASMWEDALSSEGWALYTEQLIGEPRDGFPEGFYTPEERLIQLQNQLLRDARVVVDTGLHCGFMTFDEAVTYLARNVRFVQGPVSTDPKANPSASERAAVDGMKKAAFRYSKWPTQAITYYLGKAEILALREECRRIEGPGFSEKRFHEEFLSEGQIPPGLFRERLLAKARSRTSTSS
- a CDS encoding flippase-like domain-containing protein, giving the protein MTALLVLAAVAFTRSSADLFSRLSSANPWLVALGFLLNVLAFAPRALRLNLLLPRGAEVPFGRAWSVSGATTFLLQVMPFRTGEVGTWAALRSVLGTTWARSAAVFALVKLLDTATLLLTGVAGAAWLLVARGTPVLGAAAAAVCVGGAGLLLVLPAVSGRLVAWLAPRLPEGGKRRAIAEEILEGLAVARRAPNRYLGAALAAIAFLALHLAALFVTAKGLGLPLHPATLAVALLASITTAAVIPSPAGTFGPYESGFAAAAALDGLPLATGAVLGGLLHLLTTLAAGAVGLAFFLGRLRENPRSN
- a CDS encoding glycosyltransferase family 2 protein, with translation MKLVIQIPAWDEAEQIAAALAELPKRLEGFDAVETLVVDDGSTDGTAEAARRAGADHVVRLPIHRGLAFAWRAGLDASLRAGADVIVSTDADRQYAAADVAALVAPILRGEAEIVVGDRGVATKPDFSPGKRLTQRLGSWVVRRVSGTDVPDATSGFRALTREAAMHLNVFSRMTYTIETLIQAGNKEMAVASVPVRTNAPVRPSRLIRRTSNYVLVQGANILRITALYKPLPVFFGFAALLGLAGLALVGRYAWFVATAQNPAGHIQSLLLAAVLFVAAVVCFLSGLLADLISINRALLEELVVEKRKRNTGEGDRG